The proteins below come from a single Oscillospiraceae bacterium genomic window:
- a CDS encoding flavodoxin family protein: MNVLLINGSPHKDGCTNAALAEMAKALNEADIETTIFHIGSAPVGGCVGCGGCGKAGKCIFGGPVAEVLPLVGKADGIVFGAPVHYATAAASMLGFMHRLAISGGKYLRHKPAAVVTSARRAGTTTALEAMEKVPQFFEMPLISSTYWPMVHGGKAEEAAADAEGMQIMRNLSRNMAWILRCIEAGKAAGIEAPVAENDKRTNFIR; this comes from the coding sequence TATCAACGGCAGCCCGCACAAGGACGGCTGCACAAACGCGGCGCTGGCCGAGATGGCCAAAGCACTGAACGAGGCCGACATCGAGACAACGATCTTCCACATCGGGTCTGCCCCGGTGGGCGGCTGTGTGGGCTGCGGCGGCTGCGGCAAGGCCGGCAAATGCATCTTTGGCGGGCCGGTAGCCGAGGTGCTGCCGCTGGTCGGGAAGGCTGACGGCATTGTGTTCGGCGCGCCGGTCCACTATGCCACGGCGGCAGCCAGCATGCTGGGCTTTATGCACCGGCTGGCCATCAGCGGCGGCAAATACCTGCGCCACAAGCCCGCCGCTGTTGTGACCAGCGCCCGCCGCGCCGGTACGACCACGGCGCTGGAGGCCATGGAAAAGGTACCGCAGTTCTTTGAGATGCCGCTCATCAGCTCGACCTACTGGCCGATGGTCCACGGCGGCAAGGCCGAGGAGGCAGCCGCCGATGCGGAGGGTATGCAGATCATGCGCAATCTGAGCCGCAACATGGCGTGGATTCTGCGCTGCATCGAAGCCGGCAAGGCTGCCGGGATCGAGGCACCTGTTGCAGAAAACGACAAGCGGACGAATTTTATCCGCTGA
- a CDS encoding phosphatase PAP2 family protein yields MNAEQYRAVIGWFNARPAAKKALRLVSRGAVGLVYLLYLGMLAWLALHRSEQLWPAIIVPAAAFLVGTLVRRVIDRPRPYTALGFAPLFPKDKPGQSMPSRHCFSAAAIAGAAWFVLRPLGIVLAVLGVLIAVCRVVTGVHYISDVLAGLAFGAAFAVLGWNAFVLAASAMGFYSIMLL; encoded by the coding sequence ATGAATGCAGAGCAGTACCGCGCCGTGATCGGGTGGTTCAACGCAAGGCCCGCCGCCAAAAAGGCGCTGCGGCTCGTCAGCCGCGGGGCGGTGGGGCTGGTATATCTGCTCTACCTTGGTATGCTGGCGTGGCTGGCACTGCACCGCAGTGAACAGCTCTGGCCTGCGATCATTGTACCGGCAGCAGCGTTTCTGGTCGGCACGCTGGTGCGCCGGGTCATCGACCGCCCGCGCCCCTACACGGCGCTGGGGTTTGCGCCCCTCTTTCCGAAGGACAAGCCCGGCCAGAGTATGCCGAGCCGCCACTGCTTTTCGGCGGCGGCCATCGCCGGGGCCGCGTGGTTTGTGCTCCGCCCGCTCGGCATCGTGCTGGCCGTGCTGGGGGTGCTGATTGCGGTCTGCCGGGTCGTGACCGGCGTCCACTATATCAGCGATGTACTGGCAGGGCTGGCGTTCGGCGCAGCGTTTGCCGTGCTGGGCTGGAACGCCTTTGTGCTGGCGGCATCCGCTATGGGCTTTTACAGCATCATGCTATTATAA
- a CDS encoding DUF4830 domain-containing protein codes for MFMFTVTKPGLRQAGALALCAVCLCGTVAAAVHFTGDAVTASAAAVPGIETTQDIGIYFNGYGFDTDLASAAVDKVKIPKKWDDSFAAFNQIVQESGLDLADYKGKTVEKWTVLCPQLSTGEHDTYCVLLVYKAKAVGAYLLQKPSGEVTGLVTAAKASAEAAAQEEDTVEISADAFPQD; via the coding sequence ATGTTTATGTTTACTGTTACCAAACCGGGACTGCGGCAGGCCGGGGCGCTGGCCCTGTGTGCCGTCTGCCTGTGCGGCACCGTGGCCGCTGCCGTACATTTTACCGGGGATGCTGTCACCGCGTCCGCCGCTGCCGTGCCGGGCATCGAAACGACACAGGACATCGGCATCTACTTCAACGGCTACGGCTTTGACACCGACCTTGCCAGTGCCGCCGTAGATAAGGTGAAGATCCCCAAAAAGTGGGATGACAGCTTCGCCGCCTTCAACCAGATCGTGCAGGAGAGCGGGCTTGACCTTGCGGACTATAAGGGCAAGACTGTGGAAAAGTGGACGGTGCTGTGCCCGCAGCTTTCCACCGGGGAGCATGACACCTACTGTGTGCTGCTCGTCTACAAGGCCAAGGCAGTCGGTGCCTACCTGCTGCAAAAGCCCTCCGGCGAGGTGACGGGGCTGGTGACAGCCGCCAAGGCCAGTGCCGAGGCCGCCGCGCAGGAGGAGGATACGGTGGAGATCTCTGCAGACGCCTTCCCGCAGGATTGA
- a CDS encoding glycerophosphodiester phosphodiesterase family protein yields the protein MKILLCVILLVAALLLFAVWPGKRRDELRLPFYGRNYAHRGLFGKDQCPPENSLPAFAAAAQNGYGIELDVQFTSDHRLVVFHDDTLDRMTPAKGFVHDMDWAHFSALPLAGSEEHPPLFADMLRTVAEANPATPLIVEIKSRSEYSQTYLEELCRATLAELKTYPGPYCLESFDPRVVGIVRRQAPEVLRGQLADSYQSYRRIGVKAVPAFVFSHCLGNVLGRPDFIAWCPDERNWAVRLCAALGAMMVMWTALPEHDTEKLEKDYDGVIFQWYAPKPKYK from the coding sequence ATGAAAATTCTGCTTTGTGTTATCCTGCTGGTTGCAGCTCTTTTGCTGTTCGCCGTCTGGCCCGGCAAGCGCCGCGACGAACTGCGCCTGCCGTTCTACGGGCGCAATTACGCCCACCGCGGCCTTTTCGGCAAGGACCAGTGCCCGCCGGAGAACAGCCTGCCCGCCTTTGCCGCCGCAGCGCAGAACGGCTACGGCATCGAGCTGGATGTCCAGTTTACATCGGACCATCGGCTGGTTGTTTTTCACGATGATACGCTGGACCGCATGACGCCGGCCAAGGGCTTTGTGCATGATATGGACTGGGCGCATTTCTCCGCCCTGCCGCTGGCGGGCAGTGAGGAGCATCCGCCGCTCTTTGCCGATATGCTGCGCACGGTGGCCGAGGCCAACCCCGCCACGCCGCTGATCGTTGAGATCAAGAGCCGCAGCGAGTACAGCCAAACCTATCTGGAGGAGCTTTGCCGCGCGACCCTCGCAGAGCTCAAGACCTACCCCGGTCCCTACTGCCTTGAAAGCTTTGACCCCCGTGTGGTGGGCATTGTGCGGCGGCAGGCCCCCGAGGTGCTGCGCGGCCAGCTGGCCGACAGCTACCAAAGCTACCGCAGGATCGGCGTCAAGGCAGTCCCGGCGTTTGTCTTCTCCCACTGTCTGGGCAATGTGCTGGGGCGGCCGGATTTCATTGCCTGGTGCCCCGATGAGCGCAACTGGGCCGTGCGGCTCTGCGCGGCGCTCGGGGCCATGATGGTTATGTGGACCGCTCTGCCCGAGCATGACACCGAAAAGCTGGAAAAGGACTATGACGGCGTGATCTTCCAGTGGTATGCGCCGAAGCCGAAGTACAAGTAA
- a CDS encoding response regulator transcription factor, producing the protein MAKILIVDDEPRIRDLIREHLQYAGFTCEEAGDGTAALSVLSQGGIDLVILDIMMPFMDGMTCLREMRTRKIMTPVIMLTARSEEYDKLAGLESGADDYVVKPFSPRELVARVKAVLARTMPKPAEDAGSYTFGDLSIDTASHSVKVAGQEAPLTPKEFDLLVFLVSNKGIALSREKILQKVWNYDYYGEDRTVDTHIKMLRGHLGHCRSYIVTVWGIGYKFDPDTL; encoded by the coding sequence ATGGCTAAAATTCTGATCGTGGATGACGAGCCGCGCATCCGTGACCTCATCCGGGAGCATCTGCAGTACGCCGGCTTCACCTGTGAGGAAGCCGGCGATGGCACCGCCGCGCTGAGCGTGCTGAGCCAGGGCGGCATTGATCTTGTGATTTTGGACATCATGATGCCGTTTATGGACGGCATGACCTGCCTGCGTGAGATGCGCACCCGCAAGATCATGACCCCGGTCATCATGCTGACCGCCCGCAGCGAGGAATACGACAAGCTGGCCGGGCTGGAGAGCGGCGCCGATGATTATGTGGTCAAGCCCTTCTCCCCGCGGGAGCTGGTAGCCCGCGTCAAGGCGGTGCTGGCGCGCACAATGCCCAAGCCGGCGGAGGATGCCGGCAGCTATACCTTCGGTGATTTGTCGATCGACACCGCCAGCCACAGCGTTAAGGTCGCCGGGCAGGAGGCGCCGCTCACCCCCAAGGAGTTTGATCTGCTGGTCTTTCTTGTCAGCAACAAGGGCATTGCCCTCAGCCGTGAGAAGATCCTGCAAAAGGTCTGGAATTACGACTACTACGGCGAGGACCGGACCGTGGATACCCATATCAAGATGCTGCGCGGCCATCTGGGCCACTGCCGCAGCTACATCGTCACCGTATGGGGCATCGGGTACAAATTTGACCCGGACACCTTATGA
- a CDS encoding HAMP domain-containing histidine kinase: MKKHDKAGKHPFTVSIRGQLMLFIGGITLFTLLLVWSIITFALEPQYNRTIRAKLDGKAAAITAMIDQADKPISTRSYLGLTLNDEFWSGVSGTFQDKRINVDGCCVDFSDTTLRCLKAYESMYPCLLHESTGAFGGDFGYNVDTRVAIQLRQKLFEEGSLYQIIRIGSSMQMCVGRLSADGQYGVIVSTSLAQITTAAEVLRTILGPVALVLLVLDLLLAVLFSRWFTSPIRKLSNGAQEIAAGNYDVAIRVEHHDEIGRLAEDFNHMAAEVKRSAQLEKDILANVSHDLRTPLTLIKGYAETVRDLTGDDDAKRTEQCNIIVDETDRLSTLVNSVMELSKVQSGAEKPSLVDFDMSELCFEVAGRYDALCDKNHWHLDLQADEACPVSADPAMMERVLHNLLGNAFHHIGSDGVVVLRAIPQQRGCRIEVEDHGPGIPPEDLPYLFDRYYRARQDSGRSGTGLGLSITKAILQQHGFAFGVNSAVGQGSTFWFEMADTRA, translated from the coding sequence ATGAAAAAACACGATAAAGCGGGAAAGCATCCCTTCACCGTCAGCATCCGCGGGCAGCTGATGCTGTTCATCGGCGGCATTACGCTGTTTACCCTGCTGCTGGTGTGGAGCATCATCACCTTTGCGCTGGAGCCGCAGTACAACCGCACGATCCGTGCCAAGCTTGACGGCAAGGCCGCCGCCATCACAGCGATGATCGATCAGGCGGACAAGCCCATCTCCACCCGGAGCTATCTGGGCCTGACCCTGAACGACGAGTTCTGGAGCGGCGTGAGCGGGACCTTTCAGGACAAAAGGATCAATGTAGACGGCTGCTGTGTCGATTTTTCCGATACAACGCTGCGCTGCCTCAAGGCCTATGAGAGCATGTACCCCTGCCTGCTGCACGAAAGCACCGGCGCGTTCGGCGGGGATTTCGGCTACAATGTGGACACCCGGGTGGCCATACAGCTGCGTCAAAAGCTGTTTGAGGAGGGTTCGCTCTACCAGATCATACGGATCGGCAGCTCCATGCAGATGTGCGTGGGGCGCCTTTCTGCCGACGGGCAGTACGGCGTTATCGTTTCGACAAGCCTTGCCCAGATCACAACGGCGGCCGAGGTGCTGCGGACGATTCTTGGCCCGGTGGCGCTTGTGCTGCTGGTGCTGGACCTTTTGCTGGCCGTGCTGTTCAGCCGCTGGTTCACCAGCCCCATCCGCAAGCTGTCCAACGGTGCGCAGGAGATTGCCGCCGGCAACTACGATGTGGCGATCCGGGTCGAGCATCATGACGAGATCGGCCGTCTGGCAGAGGATTTCAACCACATGGCCGCCGAGGTCAAGCGCAGCGCCCAGCTGGAAAAAGACATTCTGGCCAATGTCAGCCACGACCTGCGCACCCCGCTGACCCTGATAAAGGGCTATGCCGAGACGGTGCGCGACCTGACCGGCGATGATGATGCCAAGCGCACCGAGCAGTGCAACATCATCGTGGACGAGACCGACCGCCTGTCCACGCTCGTCAACAGCGTCATGGAGCTGAGCAAGGTGCAGAGCGGTGCCGAGAAGCCGAGCCTTGTCGATTTTGACATGAGCGAGCTTTGCTTTGAGGTTGCCGGCCGCTACGATGCCCTGTGCGACAAAAACCACTGGCACCTTGACCTGCAGGCTGATGAGGCCTGCCCTGTCAGCGCCGACCCGGCCATGATGGAGCGGGTGCTGCACAACCTTTTGGGCAACGCCTTCCACCACATCGGCAGCGACGGTGTGGTGGTGCTGCGGGCCATTCCGCAGCAGCGCGGCTGCCGCATCGAGGTCGAGGACCACGGCCCCGGCATCCCGCCGGAGGATCTGCCCTACCTCTTTGACCGGTACTACCGTGCGCGGCAGGATTCCGGCCGCAGCGGCACGGGGCTGGGCCTGTCCATCACAAAAGCCATTTTGCAGCAGCACGGCTTTGCGTTCGGCGTCAACAGCGCTGTGGGGCAGGGCTCGACCTTCTGGTTTGAGATGGCTGACACAAGAGCATAG
- a CDS encoding N-acetyltransferase, whose amino-acid sequence MTLTVRKAVRGDLPALLAIYENARRFMQTHGNPTQWPAGYPGAARLTAEIDRGVCHVVTGAGAIQAVFCLISGEDPTYRQIEDGAWPEDVPYATIHRLASAGRVGGIGRFCIDWCLQQGLPLRADTHADNIYMQRALTAIGFVRCGTIYTEDGTPRLAYYHRRAD is encoded by the coding sequence ATGACACTTACCGTCCGCAAGGCGGTGCGGGGCGATCTGCCGGCGCTGCTGGCGATCTATGAGAACGCCCGCCGTTTTATGCAGACCCACGGCAACCCGACCCAGTGGCCGGCCGGCTACCCCGGTGCCGCACGCCTGACGGCAGAGATCGACCGGGGCGTCTGCCATGTCGTGACGGGGGCGGGAGCGATACAGGCCGTGTTCTGCCTGATTTCCGGCGAGGACCCCACCTACCGCCAAATCGAGGACGGCGCCTGGCCGGAGGATGTCCCCTATGCCACGATCCACCGCCTGGCATCGGCAGGGCGGGTGGGCGGCATCGGGCGGTTCTGCATTGACTGGTGCCTGCAGCAGGGGCTGCCGCTGCGGGCCGATACCCACGCCGACAACATCTACATGCAGCGCGCGCTCACGGCAATCGGCTTTGTGCGCTGCGGCACGATCTATACCGAGGACGGCACCCCGCGGCTGGCGTACTACCACCGCCGCGCGGACTGA
- the feoB gene encoding ferrous iron transport protein B, giving the protein MTLAELKIGQDAVLRTIGGQGELRHHLLDMGLTPGTEVTLRKVAPMGDPIEVELRGYELTLRLADAAKIEVENVHETDRAARSEERHAPVPHPGVGELRKAPSYHDRKAGAEIAKGQPLHLALAGNQNCGKTTLFNQLTGSNQHVGNFPGVTVDRKDGTIRGHEEATVTDLPGIYSLSPYSSEEIVTRDFLLNTHPDAIINIVDASNIERNLYLTMQLMELNIPLVLALNMMDEVRANGGTIMVNALEELLGVPVVPISAAKNEGIDELVEHVLHVARHRETPGRIDFCDAGDGKGGAVHRCIHAVNHLIEDHAARAGLPVRFAATKLVEGDPLIEKALDLDKNETELLAHTIAELESETGLDREAALADMRFNFIERLCDKTVVRPGESREHKRSVAIDKVLTGKYTALPCFIGIMALVFWLTFGVIGAGLSDLLTLGIDALTDLTDRALTAYGINPVVHSLVIDGVFAGVGSVLSFLPIIVTLFFFLSILEDTGYMARVAFVMDQLLRRIGLSGRSFVPMLIGFGCSVPAIMATRTLSSDRDRKMTILLTPFMSCSAKLPIYALFTTAFFPRQYRALVMIGLYLTGIVCGILYALLLKLTKYKGEPVPFVMELPNYRFPSARSVGQLIWEKARDFLQKAFTIIFVATVLIWFLQTFDARLNVAATPDASLLAAIGSFIAPVFAPLGFGDWRVSTALITGFTAKESVVSTLTVLLGGDTGALSTMFTPFTAVVFLVFTLLYTPCVAAVAAVKRELGGSKAAAGVVLMQCAIAWVVAFVVHLVGGLFGLV; this is encoded by the coding sequence ATGACACTCGCGGAATTAAAAATCGGGCAGGATGCCGTGCTGCGCACCATTGGCGGGCAGGGCGAGCTGCGCCACCATCTGCTGGATATGGGCCTGACCCCCGGCACCGAGGTCACACTGCGCAAGGTTGCGCCGATGGGCGACCCCATCGAGGTCGAGCTGCGCGGCTATGAGCTGACGCTGCGCCTTGCCGATGCAGCAAAAATCGAGGTCGAGAATGTCCATGAGACCGACCGCGCTGCCCGCAGTGAGGAGCGCCACGCCCCCGTACCCCATCCCGGCGTGGGTGAGTTGCGCAAAGCCCCCAGCTACCACGACCGCAAGGCCGGTGCCGAGATCGCCAAGGGGCAGCCGCTGCACCTTGCGCTGGCCGGCAACCAGAACTGCGGCAAAACTACGCTTTTCAACCAGCTGACCGGCTCTAACCAGCATGTGGGCAACTTCCCCGGTGTGACGGTGGACCGCAAGGACGGCACGATCCGCGGGCATGAGGAGGCCACCGTCACCGACCTGCCCGGCATCTACAGCCTGTCCCCCTATTCAAGCGAGGAGATCGTCACCCGCGACTTCCTGCTCAACACTCACCCGGACGCCATCATCAACATCGTAGATGCGTCCAATATTGAGCGCAACCTTTACCTGACGATGCAGCTGATGGAGCTGAACATCCCGCTGGTGCTGGCGCTGAACATGATGGACGAGGTCCGCGCCAACGGCGGCACCATCATGGTCAACGCGCTGGAGGAGCTGCTGGGCGTGCCGGTCGTACCTATCTCCGCCGCAAAAAACGAGGGGATTGACGAGCTGGTGGAGCATGTGCTGCATGTAGCCCGCCACCGCGAGACCCCCGGCCGCATCGACTTCTGCGATGCGGGGGACGGCAAGGGCGGCGCGGTGCATCGCTGCATCCATGCCGTCAACCATCTGATCGAGGATCACGCCGCCCGCGCCGGGCTGCCCGTCCGCTTTGCAGCCACCAAGCTGGTCGAGGGTGACCCGCTGATTGAAAAAGCGCTGGACCTTGACAAAAACGAGACCGAGCTGCTTGCCCACACGATCGCCGAGCTGGAGAGCGAGACCGGCCTTGACCGCGAGGCAGCGCTGGCTGATATGCGGTTCAATTTTATTGAACGCCTTTGCGATAAGACCGTTGTGCGCCCCGGTGAGAGCCGCGAGCATAAACGCAGCGTAGCAATCGACAAGGTTTTGACCGGCAAATACACCGCGCTGCCCTGCTTTATCGGCATCATGGCGCTGGTGTTCTGGCTGACCTTCGGCGTCATCGGTGCCGGTCTGTCCGACCTGCTGACCCTCGGCATCGACGCCCTGACAGACCTGACCGACCGGGCGCTGACCGCCTACGGCATCAACCCTGTTGTGCACAGCCTCGTCATTGACGGCGTGTTTGCGGGCGTGGGCAGCGTGCTGAGCTTTCTGCCCATCATCGTCACGCTGTTCTTCTTCCTCTCGATTTTGGAGGATACCGGCTACATGGCGCGCGTGGCCTTCGTCATGGACCAGCTGCTGCGCCGCATCGGGCTTTCGGGCCGCAGCTTTGTGCCGATGCTGATCGGCTTTGGCTGCTCGGTGCCCGCCATCATGGCGACCCGCACCCTCTCGAGTGACCGCGACCGCAAAATGACGATCCTGCTCACCCCGTTCATGAGCTGCTCGGCCAAGCTGCCGATCTACGCGCTGTTTACAACGGCCTTTTTCCCCCGGCAGTACCGCGCGCTTGTGATGATCGGGCTGTACTTAACAGGCATCGTCTGCGGCATTTTGTACGCACTACTCCTCAAATTGACCAAGTACAAGGGCGAGCCCGTCCCCTTTGTGATGGAGCTGCCCAACTACCGTTTCCCCTCTGCGCGCAGTGTGGGCCAGCTGATCTGGGAGAAGGCGCGCGACTTCCTGCAGAAGGCCTTCACCATCATCTTTGTGGCCACGGTGCTGATCTGGTTCCTGCAGACCTTTGACGCACGGCTGAATGTGGCCGCCACGCCCGATGCCAGCTTGCTGGCCGCCATCGGCAGCTTTATCGCGCCGGTGTTTGCGCCGCTCGGCTTTGGTGATTGGCGCGTCAGCACGGCGCTCATCACCGGCTTTACCGCCAAGGAGAGCGTCGTCTCGACCCTGACCGTTCTGCTTGGCGGGGATACGGGCGCGCTGAGCACGATGTTCACCCCGTTCACAGCCGTTGTGTTTTTGGTGTTCACTCTGCTGTACACCCCCTGCGTGGCTGCCGTGGCTGCCGTCAAGCGCGAGCTGGGCGGCAGCAAAGCCGCTGCCGGCGTTGTTCTGATGCAGTGCGCTATTGCATGGGTGGTTGCTTTTGTGGTACACTTAGTGGGTGGATTGTTCGGGCTGGTATAA
- a CDS encoding FeoB-associated Cys-rich membrane protein: MASIIVVVIIFVLLALAILFICQNGGWQGGCGGNCAGCHNKCADADKKKK; the protein is encoded by the coding sequence ATGGCAAGTATTATCGTTGTTGTGATCATCTTTGTGCTGCTGGCGCTGGCGATATTGTTTATCTGCCAGAACGGCGGCTGGCAGGGCGGCTGCGGCGGCAACTGCGCAGGCTGCCACAACAAATGCGCTGACGCTGACAAGAAAAAGAAATGA
- a CDS encoding glycosyltransferase — protein MNAEPIRVLQIMPAMDAGGMETFVMNVYRTLDREQVQFDFLYHYDKPCFFDDEIRALGGRIYKLTVRQDNNLPRYLRELHRLFAAHPEWRIIHGHYSGFGMFYNPVARRAGIPVRCGHSHNTAYEPNLVGRLDRFMSSFFSAGLTDRFACSEKAGQMLYGSKPFTVVPNGIDTARFAARDPQRRALLRGELGVTDQELLFGHVGRFSAQKNHPGLLKIFAAVRARLPKARLVLLGGGEPAYIEKMQALAQELALGDSVIFAGVRSNIQSFYDAMDAFMLPSLFEGLPVVLVEAQTAGLPCFVSDTVDPGAAFTDRVRFLPLQDTGAWADAIAAASFRRDPQAREKAVRAGYDIHTSAAVLQEFYLRRYAEVTK, from the coding sequence GTGAACGCTGAGCCCATCCGTGTTTTACAGATCATGCCCGCCATGGACGCAGGCGGCATGGAAACCTTTGTCATGAATGTCTACCGCACCCTCGACCGTGAGCAGGTGCAGTTCGATTTTTTATATCATTACGATAAACCGTGCTTTTTCGATGATGAGATCCGTGCGCTGGGCGGGCGCATCTATAAGCTGACTGTCCGGCAGGACAATAACCTCCCCCGCTATCTGCGCGAGCTGCACCGCCTGTTTGCCGCCCACCCGGAGTGGCGCATCATCCACGGCCATTACAGCGGCTTCGGCATGTTTTACAACCCTGTGGCAAGGCGGGCGGGCATCCCCGTGCGGTGCGGCCACAGCCACAACACCGCCTATGAGCCGAACCTTGTCGGCCGGCTGGACCGGTTTATGAGCAGCTTTTTCAGCGCCGGGCTTACCGACCGCTTTGCCTGCAGCGAAAAAGCCGGGCAGATGCTGTACGGCAGCAAGCCCTTTACGGTCGTGCCGAACGGCATCGACACAGCGCGGTTTGCTGCCCGCGACCCCCAGCGCCGCGCCCTGCTGCGCGGGGAACTGGGCGTGACCGATCAGGAGCTCCTGTTCGGCCATGTGGGGCGGTTTTCCGCCCAGAAAAACCACCCCGGCCTGCTGAAGATCTTTGCCGCCGTGCGCGCCCGTCTGCCTAAGGCGCGGCTGGTGCTGCTGGGCGGCGGCGAGCCTGCCTATATCGAAAAAATGCAGGCGCTTGCGCAGGAGCTTGCCCTTGGTGACAGCGTGATCTTTGCCGGGGTGCGCAGCAATATCCAGAGCTTTTACGATGCGATGGACGCTTTTATGCTGCCCAGCCTGTTTGAGGGGCTGCCTGTAGTGCTGGTCGAGGCCCAGACCGCCGGTCTGCCCTGCTTTGTCTCGGACACGGTGGACCCCGGTGCAGCTTTCACCGACCGGGTGCGGTTCCTGCCGCTGCAGGATACCGGTGCCTGGGCGGATGCGATCGCGGCGGCCTCCTTCCGCCGTGACCCACAGGCACGGGAGAAAGCCGTCCGCGCCGGGTACGATATCCACACAAGCGCTGCGGTGCTGCAGGAATTTTACCTGCGCCGCTATGCCGAGGTGACAAAATGA
- a CDS encoding glycosyltransferase: MKPCEIAVIVPVYNAAAYLTACTDAIAAQKFDGFRCILVDDGSTDGSPALCDAIAAGDQRFVALHQPNSGVCAARTAGLRQGRALGARWFSFCDADDLYHPDLLDTLYAAVTNSGLPLACCRYDTFADTPPADAAAPENCRILRGPAHLDALLHDHAVDYGLWNKLYAADLLREDMLDNGLAYNEDLLANWRAFLAAPGCAFCDFTGYHYRQHADSASHRALPPQSIDDQRRAAAEIRATAPAALQESVNAFYYEKLVYLASMILRRANADAYRVQLYELQVAIRAGAHDPQLGRNPQLPRSIRLSAFLTLHMPRLWRWACRTFLKDRQ; this comes from the coding sequence ATGAAGCCCTGTGAGATCGCGGTCATTGTGCCGGTCTATAATGCAGCAGCCTATCTGACCGCCTGCACCGATGCGATTGCCGCGCAGAAATTTGACGGTTTCCGGTGTATTTTGGTGGACGATGGTTCCACAGACGGCTCCCCTGCGCTCTGCGATGCCATCGCAGCCGGGGACCAGCGGTTTGTGGCGCTGCATCAGCCCAACAGCGGTGTATGTGCCGCACGCACGGCCGGCCTGCGGCAGGGGCGCGCGCTGGGTGCGCGGTGGTTCTCCTTCTGCGATGCAGATGATCTGTACCACCCCGACCTGCTGGACACGCTGTACGCCGCCGTGACCAACAGCGGTCTGCCGCTGGCCTGCTGCCGCTATGACACCTTTGCCGACACGCCGCCCGCCGATGCCGCCGCGCCGGAAAACTGCCGCATCCTGCGCGGCCCGGCCCATCTGGACGCGCTGCTGCACGACCATGCGGTGGACTACGGCCTGTGGAACAAGCTCTACGCTGCCGATCTTCTGCGCGAGGATATGCTGGACAACGGCCTTGCCTACAATGAGGATTTGCTTGCAAACTGGCGGGCATTTCTGGCCGCGCCGGGGTGCGCCTTCTGCGATTTTACGGGCTACCACTACCGCCAGCACGCCGACAGTGCCAGCCACCGCGCCCTGCCGCCCCAGAGCATTGATGACCAGCGCCGCGCGGCGGCGGAGATACGCGCCACCGCCCCTGCTGCCCTGCAGGAGAGCGTGAACGCCTTTTACTACGAAAAGCTCGTCTATCTGGCTAGCATGATCCTGCGGCGCGCCAACGCCGATGCCTACCGCGTGCAGCTGTATGAGCTGCAGGTCGCCATCCGGGCGGGCGCGCACGACCCCCAGCTGGGGCGCAATCCGCAGCTGCCGCGCAGCATAAGGCTCTCGGCGTTTTTGACGCTGCATATGCCGCGGCTGTGGCGGTGGGCCTGCCGAACTTTCTTGAAGGACCGACAATAA